A genome region from Candidatus Woesearchaeota archaeon includes the following:
- a CDS encoding GNAT family N-acetyltransferase — MGYIMKEAVEEDYRQISEITIHNEGSISKFIHDSNPEFYSDKEKLIKALEEHFMWKFKKNPLWVVKKGGEIVGMGGVLSVELKFKTGYYSASWDANLFVKKEHRNKSIGSWIIKKRRNYADFSMNYPSSKMALRIYKKLGDKMFSVPVYIKPILSSKKKKMKLDIKEIKRFDEEINSFWARVENNFEFIVKRDMDYLNWKYVDIKPKMNYKIFLARNNGIIGGYIILRTINASIKQGLICDLLTNPNDKVAISSLINFAANYFKEKNIKIVIFSTLYKKYKNALFKKGFFWSFKSLRGSIARKQFDIPKKLDIFINGTDSDGA, encoded by the coding sequence ATGGGTTATATAATGAAAGAGGCTGTAGAAGAAGATTACAGGCAGATATCAGAAATAACAATACACAATGAAGGGTCGATATCTAAGTTTATTCATGATAGCAATCCGGAGTTTTATTCAGACAAAGAGAAATTAATTAAGGCTCTTGAAGAGCATTTTATGTGGAAATTTAAAAAGAACCCGTTGTGGGTAGTTAAGAAAGGCGGGGAAATAGTGGGGATGGGAGGCGTACTTTCGGTTGAATTAAAATTTAAAACAGGTTATTATAGTGCATCTTGGGATGCTAATTTATTTGTTAAAAAAGAACATAGAAATAAATCTATTGGTTCATGGATAATAAAAAAAAGGAGGAATTATGCTGATTTTTCTATGAACTATCCTTCATCAAAAATGGCACTAAGAATATATAAAAAATTAGGCGATAAAATGTTTAGTGTCCCTGTTTATATTAAACCAATATTAAGTTCAAAAAAAAAGAAAATGAAGTTGGATATTAAAGAAATAAAACGATTTGATGAAGAAATCAACAGCTTTTGGGCAAGGGTTGAAAATAATTTTGAATTTATAGTCAAAAGGGATATGGATTATCTAAACTGGAAATATGTGGATATAAAACCCAAAATGAACTACAAAATATTCTTAGCAAGAAATAATGGTATAATAGGAGGATATATAATCTTAAGAACAATTAATGCGTCAATTAAGCAGGGATTAATATGTGATTTGCTAACAAATCCAAATGATAAAGTAGCAATATCATCTCTGATTAATTTTGCTGCTAACTATTTTAAAGAGAAGAATATAAAAATTGTGATTTTTTCTACTTTGTATAAGAAGTATAAAAATGCACTTTTTAAGAAAGGATTTTTTTGGTCGTTTAAAAGCTTAAGGGGCTCCATTGCCAGGAAGCAGTTTGATATACCAAAAAAATTAGACATATTTATCAATGGTACAGATTCAGATGGAGCATAA
- the asnB gene encoding asparagine synthase (glutamine-hydrolyzing), with product MCSICGIVGMNDRQLIKAMNDSMVYRGPDDQGYFSDDKLEFGHNRLSIIDLSEKGHQPMHNEDKNVWVIFNGEIYNFIKLREKLAKTGHKFMSRTDTEVIIHAYEEFGESFLEKIDGMFSIALYDKKKRKVVLARDRIGVKPFYYAKFADKFLFASEMKALMRDNSLKMEFNDYGLQDYFKFDRKSPIKSINELLPGHYLTISIKEDGIKISGQIEYWRPNIKLLFYQDEAKVSSELGELLKDSVKQRMVSDVPIALFFSGGIDSTILAFFAKKFHNNTLKAFTIGTKDRNEFEAAKRGCKALNLDYVPILLDKDQIINIVPTAIYHLEDFDPRNVELCILSYFLAKASREHGIKVVLCGEGADEIFCGYRDFFPDYFKGGGIQQKEFA from the coding sequence ATGTGCAGTATCTGTGGTATTGTTGGGATGAATGACAGGCAGCTTATTAAAGCCATGAATGATTCCATGGTATATAGGGGGCCGGATGATCAGGGTTATTTTTCTGACGATAAATTAGAATTTGGGCACAATAGGCTTAGTATAATAGACCTTTCAGAAAAGGGGCATCAGCCTATGCATAATGAGGATAAGAATGTTTGGGTAATATTTAATGGCGAAATCTATAATTTTATTAAATTAAGGGAAAAGCTTGCAAAAACAGGACATAAGTTCATGAGCAGGACAGACACCGAAGTTATTATTCACGCATATGAAGAATTTGGGGAAAGCTTTCTTGAAAAGATTGATGGCATGTTTTCCATTGCCTTATATGATAAAAAAAAAAGAAAGGTTGTCTTGGCTAGAGACAGGATAGGCGTAAAGCCTTTTTATTATGCTAAATTTGCAGATAAGTTTTTGTTTGCTTCTGAAATGAAGGCTTTAATGAGGGATAACTCCTTAAAGATGGAATTTAATGATTATGGGCTGCAGGATTATTTTAAGTTCGATAGGAAAAGCCCGATAAAATCTATAAATGAGCTATTGCCCGGCCATTACCTTACTATATCCATTAAGGAAGATGGGATTAAAATTTCGGGGCAAATAGAATATTGGCGGCCTAATATAAAATTATTATTTTATCAGGATGAAGCAAAGGTTTCTTCTGAATTGGGAGAATTACTTAAGGATTCTGTAAAGCAAAGGATGGTTAGTGATGTTCCCATTGCTTTGTTTTTTTCTGGCGGAATAGATTCTACAATTCTTGCTTTTTTTGCAAAGAAATTTCATAATAATACATTAAAAGCTTTTACAATCGGCACTAAAGATAGAAATGAATTTGAAGCTGCGAAGAGGGGCTGTAAAGCGCTGAATCTTGATTATGTGCCCATACTATTGGATAAAGATCAGATAATAAACATTGTTCCTACTGCAATATATCATCTTGAGGATTTTGATCCCAGGAATGTTGAACTTTGCATACTTAGTTATTTTCTTGCAAAGGCTTCGAGAGAGCACGGCATCAAGGTCGTGCTTTGCGGAGAAGGGGCTGATGAAATTTTTTGTGGTTACAGGGATTTTTTCCCCGATTATTTTAAGGGGGGGGGAATACAGCAGAAAGAATTTGCATAA